One genomic window of Pseudomonadota bacterium includes the following:
- a CDS encoding right-handed parallel beta-helix repeat-containing protein yields the protein MLSAAVEFRRTRSCAIRRCTIQHTGAHGIIVGIGSHDNLLESSVLQDLGAGGVWIGHPSHLVEETEVPRDNTVRDNLISTGGRMHPAGVGVLVTNASHTTVEHNDIRDFYYSGISVGWNWGYTPSNAHHNSIAYNHAHQLGQQVLSDLAGIYTLGISPGTRLHHNLLHQITRSDYGAFGIYFDQASSGIVADSNVVYATQDAPFIIHYGEDNTLLNNVLVAEGPAPLRRGKAEARHALTVERNVLVSTGAAVQQGSWADGNYTFDRNLYWTYGSSPLDFGGRSFAQWQAEGADLHSLVADPAFVDFAAREFSFSPESPAALLGIRQVDLSRSGRLSRPRSTDLPEAPAAFPAAITVAPLHVDFEDMLAGAVPTRGISDAGAGSGSLRVSDKAGAMGTKQSLLFQDAADIEQSYKPYYQLRTDHGAGTYRLTFALLRQAGSTARIELRDWRTDPYTIGPVLTIRSDGTLVVAGRSLASVPTDRWVSYEITAPLGAAADGTFELVVQPEDGERQVFGQLRCGAATFSHLTWIGFLSLATTPATFFLDEIYGQSLP from the coding sequence TTGCTTTCCGCGGCGGTCGAGTTCCGGAGGACCCGGAGTTGTGCGATCCGCCGCTGCACAATCCAGCACACGGGCGCCCATGGGATCATCGTCGGAATCGGCAGCCACGACAATCTGCTCGAGAGCTCAGTCCTCCAGGACCTCGGTGCCGGCGGCGTATGGATCGGTCACCCATCCCATCTCGTCGAGGAGACCGAGGTCCCGCGTGACAACACTGTCAGAGATAACCTGATCAGCACGGGAGGCCGCATGCACCCGGCCGGGGTGGGTGTCCTGGTCACCAACGCGTCGCACACCACCGTCGAGCACAACGACATCCGGGATTTCTACTATTCCGGCATCTCAGTCGGTTGGAACTGGGGCTACACACCCAGCAACGCGCATCACAACTCGATCGCTTACAACCACGCTCACCAGCTCGGTCAACAGGTCCTCAGCGATCTGGCGGGCATCTACACCCTTGGCATTTCGCCTGGCACGCGCCTTCACCACAACCTCCTGCACCAGATCACGCGCAGTGACTACGGCGCCTTTGGCATCTACTTCGATCAGGCCAGCTCGGGGATTGTCGCCGACTCCAATGTCGTCTACGCCACACAGGATGCCCCCTTCATCATCCATTACGGCGAAGACAACACCCTTCTCAATAACGTTCTCGTTGCCGAGGGACCTGCCCCGCTGCGACGGGGCAAAGCCGAGGCGCGACACGCCCTGACAGTCGAGCGCAACGTGCTGGTGTCGACGGGTGCGGCGGTTCAGCAAGGCAGCTGGGCCGACGGCAATTACACCTTCGACCGCAACCTCTACTGGACCTACGGCAGTTCGCCGCTCGACTTCGGTGGCCGAAGCTTCGCGCAGTGGCAGGCCGAAGGGGCGGATCTGCACTCGCTGGTTGCAGATCCCGCGTTCGTCGATTTCGCCGCACGTGAGTTTTCCTTTTCTCCCGAATCGCCCGCAGCCCTGCTTGGCATTCGGCAGGTCGATCTGTCACGCAGCGGAAGGCTCTCGCGGCCCCGAAGCACTGACTTGCCGGAAGCGCCCGCCGCGTTTCCCGCCGCCATTACTGTGGCGCCGCTGCACGTCGACTTCGAAGATATGCTGGCCGGAGCCGTCCCCACCCGCGGCATCTCGGATGCGGGCGCTGGGTCGGGCTCACTTCGTGTCAGCGACAAGGCGGGCGCGATGGGCACGAAGCAGAGCTTGCTATTCCAAGATGCAGCGGACATCGAGCAGAGCTACAAACCGTACTACCAGCTGAGGACCGATCATGGAGCAGGCACCTACCGGCTGACCTTCGCCCTCCTCCGCCAGGCCGGTTCCACGGCACGTATCGAGCTGCGCGACTGGCGGACCGATCCCTACACCATCGGCCCCGTGCTCACCATCAGGTCTGACGGGACCCTCGTCGTCGCCGGTCGCTCGCTGGCGAGCGTTCCGACCGACAGGTGGGTCAGCTACGAGATCACGGCGCCACTGGGGGCTGCGGCCGACGGAACGTTCGAGCTCGTGGTCCAACCAGAGGATGGTGAACGACAGGTCTTCGGCCAGCTACGCTGCGGCGCGGCGACCTTCTCACACCTGACCTGGATCGGATTCCTCTCGTTGGCGACAACACCAGCCACCTTTTTCCTCGACGAGATCTACGGCCAGTCACTGCCCTGA
- a CDS encoding tetratricopeptide repeat protein, translating into MHNQAQTIGEQHLALGALYARAGDPTRAYAQLRAAGRLKVARGRLQLVLALLYRRIGRYDAALGALTQVLVEHPDQPYALVQLWKTIFEAQLRAAPLKTPLRPVLDRLSAAGMHLPAQLSPSPTAARDSAKLSASGYQQLLAGRLGQAVQLFEGAIEALPSNARAHRGLGIARAREEDLARAAGAYQLYLELAPDAADANRVDWVLMQYWRDRPGAR; encoded by the coding sequence ATGCACAACCAGGCCCAGACGATCGGGGAACAGCACCTGGCGCTCGGCGCGCTCTACGCCCGCGCGGGCGACCCGACCCGCGCCTATGCGCAGCTTCGCGCGGCGGGCCGCCTGAAGGTCGCGCGTGGTCGCCTTCAGCTCGTCCTCGCCCTGCTCTATCGCCGCATCGGACGCTACGACGCCGCGCTGGGCGCGCTGACGCAGGTGCTGGTCGAGCACCCCGACCAACCCTATGCGCTGGTCCAGCTCTGGAAGACCATCTTCGAGGCCCAGCTGCGGGCTGCTCCGCTGAAGACCCCCCTACGCCCGGTGCTCGATCGTCTCAGCGCGGCGGGGATGCACCTCCCGGCGCAGCTCTCCCCCTCTCCCACGGCCGCCCGCGACAGCGCCAAGCTTAGCGCCTCCGGCTACCAGCAGCTGTTGGCCGGCCGCCTCGGGCAAGCGGTCCAGCTCTTCGAGGGTGCCATCGAGGCCCTGCCGTCCAACGCCCGTGCTCACCGCGGGCTCGGCATCGCCCGCGCGCGCGAAGAGGATCTGGCGCGGGCCGCCGGCGCCTACCAGCTCTACCTCGAGCTGGCACCCGATGCCGCAGACGCCAACCGCGTCGACTGGGTGCTGATGCAGTACTGGCGCGACCGCCCTGGCGCGCGCTGA
- a CDS encoding glycosyltransferase family 2 protein, whose protein sequence is MIDSHPSAAPPAVGGLQLSIIIPAFNEAESLVPLCQELGEVIEQRQYRAEVIIVDDGSRDGSHALYPQLCGQHPWLRVLLLRRNFGQTAAMMAGIRAARGAVLVPMDADLQNDPHDIPRLLDKIGEGYQVVSGWRRERQDRLFSRRLPSFVANKLIAWISGVPLHDLGCTLKAYRSETLEDVVLYGEMHRFIPIYASWEGGRVAELAVHHRARRFGRSKYGLNRTLKVVLDLVTVKFLGGYAQKPIHFFGIPGIMMGLVGFALASYLSLRKLFFGMELSRSPMLLLAILLLLLGFMNVMLGVLAEVMVRTYHESQGKFTYRVAEELGAGVDDPSAPRGEPVAPSPSPSATSAPEAAAAIASRTPPPA, encoded by the coding sequence ATGATCGACTCGCACCCGTCCGCGGCGCCGCCCGCCGTCGGCGGGCTCCAGCTCTCGATCATCATCCCCGCCTTCAACGAGGCCGAGAGCCTGGTGCCGCTCTGCCAGGAGCTGGGCGAGGTCATCGAGCAGCGGCAGTATCGCGCCGAGGTGATCATCGTCGACGACGGCAGCCGCGACGGTTCTCACGCGCTCTATCCGCAGCTATGTGGGCAGCATCCTTGGTTGCGCGTGCTGCTCCTGCGGCGGAATTTTGGCCAGACCGCGGCGATGATGGCCGGGATTCGCGCGGCCCGTGGTGCCGTGCTGGTGCCGATGGACGCCGACCTGCAAAACGATCCGCACGACATTCCGCGCCTCCTCGACAAGATCGGTGAGGGCTATCAGGTGGTCAGTGGCTGGCGCCGGGAGCGACAGGATCGCCTCTTCAGCCGGCGCCTGCCCTCATTCGTCGCCAACAAGCTGATCGCCTGGATCTCCGGCGTGCCGCTGCACGATCTCGGCTGCACGCTGAAGGCCTATCGCAGCGAGACGCTCGAGGACGTCGTGCTCTACGGGGAGATGCACCGCTTCATCCCGATTTACGCCAGCTGGGAAGGCGGACGGGTGGCCGAGCTGGCCGTGCACCATCGCGCGCGGCGCTTCGGTCGCTCCAAGTACGGGTTGAATCGCACGCTCAAGGTCGTGCTCGACCTGGTGACCGTGAAGTTCCTCGGTGGCTACGCGCAGAAGCCGATCCACTTCTTCGGCATTCCCGGGATCATGATGGGCCTGGTCGGCTTCGCCCTCGCCAGCTACCTCTCGCTGCGCAAGCTCTTCTTCGGGATGGAGTTGTCGCGCAGCCCGATGCTCTTGCTGGCCATCTTGCTGCTGCTCCTCGGCTTCATGAACGTGATGCTGGGCGTGCTGGCCGAGGTGATGGTGCGCACCTATCACGAGTCGCAGGGGAAGTTCACCTACCGCGTCGCCGAGGAGCTTGGGGCCGGCGTGGACGATCCTTCGGCCCCGCGCGGGGAGCCGGTGGCGCCGTCGCCGTCGCCAAGCGCTACGAGCGCGCCCGAAGCGGCCGCCGCAATCGCGTCGCGGACGCCCCCCCCGGCCTAA
- a CDS encoding OmpA family protein, giving the protein MHSAPPLGPASAPGVPARPLPLPLLLAIGLLTALLSLPGRSARAAEPAPPPRAAAAQPDAAAQPAAPTREAAPDEGVPGERDPADRASTIGGLSGLVRVVSAGLGMTHTFRLGLHTELLQRSGFLVAGDRHVRLVGTLSLAYTPWRHLELFANLRSQANHNQRADSGDRRDPAVIFALGDLTLGGKVELPLQPYFAVGGQLELNLLNAVGGVFYKGAATGFYLGTLTSLHLDALRYAIPARLHANLGFRLDRSDNLRSFAPNYDLASLQVEKFALGINRSRLQLKLGAEGLLGRWTRIDLRPLLEWGLDLGTGSADGSFAGRVPAGEFGGRVASWLTVGARVRPLRGLSLTVASDLGITSPGFGYGPPVPVWNLIAGLGFAYDPLLPLRQRSQGPCTPTSIPVAAARATDPALGRIQGKVVHADTLRPIEGVVVGFPGRDLTNLSTGADGSFLSPALPPGIAPVLFRHHAYVATQTRVTVAAGATAKLHVMLQPALPQPVAFAARITDPDGKPLAAFVELKGLKESATPIALPCDAAGAVATELQPGDYTLSVTAPGYVRVQRALRLNPGAPQQLILALERGAVLKPVAAASRDLVQLTANALLLRRKIHFSSGKASPRGDALRMLDVVADVLLANPQLTHVEIQGHTDSNGPAAANQRLSQARADAIREHLIQRGVAAERLTARGYGAERPTQPNLSAQNREANRRVEFHLK; this is encoded by the coding sequence ATGCACAGTGCACCCCCCTTAGGCCCCGCGTCCGCCCCGGGGGTGCCGGCCCGTCCGCTGCCTTTGCCCCTGCTCCTGGCCATCGGCCTGTTGACGGCGCTGCTCTCGCTCCCGGGCCGCTCAGCGCGGGCCGCCGAGCCCGCGCCGCCGCCCCGCGCCGCCGCAGCCCAGCCAGACGCCGCCGCCCAGCCCGCCGCCCCCACCCGCGAGGCCGCTCCCGACGAGGGGGTCCCCGGCGAACGTGATCCCGCCGATCGGGCCTCGACGATCGGCGGTCTGAGCGGGCTCGTGCGCGTGGTCAGCGCCGGGCTTGGCATGACCCACACCTTTCGCCTCGGACTGCATACGGAGCTCTTGCAACGCTCGGGCTTCCTCGTGGCGGGTGATCGCCACGTTCGGCTGGTCGGCACGCTCTCACTGGCCTACACCCCCTGGCGCCACCTCGAGCTCTTCGCGAATCTGCGCAGCCAGGCCAACCACAACCAGCGCGCCGACAGCGGCGACCGACGCGATCCGGCGGTGATCTTCGCGCTCGGCGACCTGACGCTCGGTGGCAAGGTCGAGCTGCCGCTGCAGCCCTATTTCGCCGTGGGTGGCCAGCTCGAGCTCAACCTGCTCAACGCCGTCGGTGGCGTCTTCTATAAGGGCGCGGCCACCGGCTTCTACCTCGGCACGCTCACCTCGCTCCACCTCGACGCGCTGCGCTACGCGATACCGGCGCGCCTCCACGCCAACCTCGGTTTCCGTCTCGACCGGTCGGATAACCTGCGCAGCTTCGCGCCGAACTACGATCTGGCCAGCCTGCAGGTCGAGAAGTTCGCGCTCGGCATCAACCGCAGCCGCCTTCAGCTCAAGCTCGGCGCCGAGGGGCTGCTCGGGCGCTGGACGCGCATCGACCTTCGACCCCTGCTCGAGTGGGGACTCGATCTCGGCACCGGCTCGGCCGACGGCAGCTTCGCCGGTCGGGTCCCCGCCGGCGAGTTCGGCGGTCGCGTGGCGTCGTGGTTGACGGTCGGCGCGCGCGTGCGTCCGCTCCGCGGGCTCAGCCTTACGGTCGCGAGCGACCTCGGAATCACGAGCCCCGGCTTTGGCTACGGCCCACCCGTTCCGGTTTGGAACCTGATCGCTGGCCTCGGCTTCGCCTACGACCCGCTGCTGCCGCTGCGCCAGCGCTCCCAGGGGCCCTGTACGCCGACCAGCATCCCGGTGGCCGCGGCCCGGGCAACCGACCCCGCGCTGGGCCGCATCCAGGGCAAGGTCGTCCACGCCGATACGCTGCGACCGATCGAGGGCGTGGTCGTCGGCTTCCCGGGACGCGATCTGACCAACCTCTCGACCGGCGCCGATGGCAGCTTCTTGTCACCAGCGCTTCCTCCGGGCATCGCGCCCGTGCTCTTCCGCCACCACGCCTACGTGGCGACGCAGACACGCGTCACGGTTGCCGCCGGCGCGACCGCCAAGCTCCATGTGATGCTGCAGCCGGCGCTGCCGCAGCCGGTCGCCTTCGCCGCGCGCATCACCGACCCCGACGGTAAGCCGCTCGCCGCCTTCGTCGAGCTCAAGGGACTCAAGGAATCAGCGACCCCGATCGCCCTCCCCTGCGACGCCGCTGGAGCGGTCGCCACTGAGCTGCAGCCCGGCGACTACACGCTGAGCGTCACGGCGCCAGGCTACGTCCGCGTGCAGCGCGCCCTTCGCCTGAACCCCGGAGCTCCCCAGCAGCTGATCCTCGCCCTTGAGCGCGGCGCCGTCCTCAAGCCCGTGGCAGCCGCGAGCCGCGATCTGGTCCAGCTCACCGCCAACGCGCTCCTGCTGCGGCGCAAGATTCACTTCTCCAGCGGCAAGGCCAGCCCGCGCGGCGACGCCCTGCGCATGCTCGACGTCGTGGCGGACGTCCTGCTCGCCAATCCACAGCTCACCCACGTCGAGATCCAGGGGCACACCGATAGCAACGGCCCCGCCGCCGCCAACCAGCGTCTCAGCCAGGCGCGCGCCGACGCGATCCGCGAGCACCTGATTCAGCGCGGGGTCGCCGCCGAGCGCCTCACGGCACGCGGCTATGGCGCCGAGCGGCCGACGCAGCCCAACCTCTCGGCGCAGAACCGCGAGGCCAACCGCCGCGTCGAGTTCCACCTCAAGTAA
- a CDS encoding VanW family protein encodes MSRRRRVALPLLLLAAAAFVLVVSGGLLAPHCQHGAVEQHLTIAGLRLAGAEVGGRDASELQRALARLAPAAAAHTILLRWATGSRRVALARLGVTADPSETAMALLSIGHAGSWLPRLLLRWKARRGRLDVPWQFQLDEARALQFFNDLSGAIDREPAAPRLDLERRRVRPGRQGLRLDPLRALAATEAALRAGSAEVQLPLVRLRAARAPALAGIDVSQVLGHFMTVYSQADVDRHRAHNLRLIAGRIDGQLLAPGARFSFNATVGARTEEQGYRTAAVIQQGELIDGMAGGACQISSTLFAAAFFAGLDLLSSRPHTMPSSYIRLGLDAAVAYPETDLRLGNPYPFPVALQVRVSEGRVRVAILGRRRPWQRVVFRREVKQRDPFGEIERPDATLPRGQRIVTQRGVPGFLVERQRLFFAAGSDQPRRVETRSLRYAVTQQIIRVGTGPPPAPGMAGPAPDPPPAPYRADVEPLAIEQ; translated from the coding sequence ATGTCTCGCCGCCGCCGCGTCGCGCTGCCGCTGCTGCTGCTGGCGGCAGCCGCCTTCGTCCTTGTCGTCAGCGGCGGGCTGCTCGCACCGCACTGCCAGCACGGCGCCGTCGAGCAGCACCTCACGATCGCGGGCTTGCGACTCGCCGGCGCCGAGGTTGGCGGGCGCGATGCCTCCGAGCTGCAACGCGCCTTGGCGCGACTGGCCCCTGCGGCTGCTGCGCACACCATCTTGCTGCGTTGGGCGACGGGATCACGCCGCGTCGCCCTCGCGCGGCTTGGCGTCACCGCCGACCCATCAGAGACCGCCATGGCGCTGCTCAGCATCGGCCACGCGGGATCCTGGCTGCCCAGGCTGCTGCTGCGCTGGAAGGCACGCCGCGGGCGCCTCGACGTGCCCTGGCAATTCCAGCTCGACGAGGCCCGCGCGCTGCAGTTTTTCAACGACCTGTCGGGCGCGATCGACCGTGAGCCGGCGGCGCCGCGGCTCGACCTCGAGCGACGCCGTGTCCGGCCCGGCCGCCAGGGGCTGCGGCTCGACCCGTTGCGCGCATTGGCGGCGACCGAGGCAGCGCTGCGCGCCGGCAGCGCCGAGGTGCAGCTCCCCTTGGTGCGGCTGCGGGCCGCCAGGGCTCCGGCACTGGCCGGGATCGACGTCAGTCAGGTGCTCGGCCACTTCATGACCGTGTACAGCCAGGCCGACGTTGATCGCCACAGGGCGCATAACCTGAGGTTGATCGCCGGACGGATCGACGGGCAGCTCCTCGCCCCGGGCGCGCGCTTCTCCTTCAACGCCACGGTGGGGGCACGGACGGAGGAGCAGGGCTACCGCACCGCAGCGGTGATTCAGCAGGGCGAGCTAATCGATGGGATGGCCGGCGGCGCGTGTCAGATCTCCAGTACGCTCTTCGCCGCCGCGTTCTTCGCGGGCCTCGACCTGCTCAGCTCACGCCCGCATACGATGCCCAGCTCGTACATCCGCCTTGGACTCGACGCCGCTGTGGCCTACCCTGAGACCGACCTGCGGCTCGGCAATCCCTATCCCTTCCCGGTCGCGCTGCAGGTGCGGGTCAGCGAGGGACGCGTGCGCGTGGCGATCCTCGGTCGGCGCCGCCCATGGCAGCGCGTGGTCTTCCGCCGTGAGGTCAAGCAACGCGATCCCTTCGGCGAGATCGAGCGTCCGGATGCCACGCTGCCGCGCGGCCAGCGGATCGTCACTCAGCGCGGTGTCCCTGGCTTCCTGGTCGAGCGACAACGCCTCTTCTTTGCCGCGGGCTCCGACCAGCCGCGCCGCGTCGAAACGCGCTCGCTGCGCTATGCCGTGACGCAGCAAATCATCCGGGTCGGCACCGGCCCGCCGCCTGCGCCTGGGATGGCGGGGCCTGCACCAGACCCTCCGCCCGCGCCCTACCGCGCCGACGTCGAGCCCCTGGCGATCGAGCAATGA
- a CDS encoding AgmX/PglI C-terminal domain-containing protein, with translation MNAECGVFDACRWLVRRCRVVAAASGLALVLGAGGGCNSEPQAGQQQLDRSLEALRKCESERDRLQEDLNALKVKLAQALANPGTIKVDPALLTIEGKSLMAPAREGTLTQEQVFAVIGRSKGSLEACYTRALKRNSALHHGSITLNVSFSVRSTGRPTRIDIQPNRDGPMIACMVKAIERWPFPEFEGQPVDVEAPVTLLPKR, from the coding sequence ATGAACGCAGAATGCGGGGTTTTCGACGCGTGCCGTTGGCTGGTGCGCCGGTGTCGCGTGGTGGCTGCGGCGAGCGGCTTGGCGCTGGTCCTCGGCGCTGGCGGCGGCTGCAACAGCGAGCCGCAGGCGGGTCAGCAGCAGCTCGACCGGTCGCTCGAGGCGCTGCGCAAGTGCGAATCGGAGCGTGACCGGCTGCAGGAGGACCTCAACGCGCTCAAGGTCAAGCTGGCGCAGGCGCTGGCCAACCCGGGGACGATCAAGGTCGATCCGGCGCTGCTGACCATCGAGGGCAAGTCGCTGATGGCCCCGGCGCGCGAGGGCACGCTGACCCAGGAGCAGGTCTTCGCGGTGATCGGCCGCAGCAAGGGCTCGTTGGAGGCGTGTTACACGCGCGCGCTCAAGCGAAACTCGGCCCTCCATCATGGATCGATTACGCTCAACGTTTCGTTCAGCGTGCGCAGCACCGGTCGTCCGACACGGATCGACATTCAGCCGAATCGCGACGGACCGATGATCGCCTGCATGGTCAAGGCCATTGAGCGCTGGCCCTTCCCGGAGTTCGAGGGCCAGCCGGTCGACGTCGAGGCCCCCGTCACGTTGCTCCCCAAGCGCTAG
- a CDS encoding PQQ-binding-like beta-propeller repeat protein — protein sequence MTARDPEAMLDHWRRAAGAVLVAALMITGLEGCAGPRGLRELAPVPDSTQLARALAPFGSGLRASPLAAKAPTVWLVAQAPLRLAAYDLRRRSFRFIVRADVASRVVVGGAFGACALDEGRSLAAFDSEHGRLLWRTPAPQSGWRVLGLAASGSLVFAVWGRRAAHRAPRSSAAATPQAALVAYDGRSGERRWAVPSWVPIGAPRAWGDYLVLPTQRQGLALLEGRSGDVLVQLPWRGEAISWIEANRDGVYFGGRASVKRLAPGIGAGADGAAGAAPVVPPVITGIAPSWGRDSYDGAPWDYGAGDRQRWLWRRPTGSRPAASGWADDRLLLLHYRFLLGFAVEGARPQRPQLAWVRRATRGDFVAATHTGRAVMLVGAGGELLVVDPRTGAERERSELGLRVWGATFDAEGFGDVQPAAPPAAAAALRDALMGALLEPDRRFPGLARFFVSSLAASAGPPPTAALLRLAREPLVTQEVRDQALDYLNEHPDERASELYLSLLAERNDQVLGTHAASLEPAARAAAALRLPEAVRPLLLQLADPQTPLPALAAVVDALWAIGDRRAMEPLRELLLTYRCEPELGWAPRILAAAAAAVMEWGGRTERELVDFVAHDPHTLPALRQRLDRLLEAAEESERRP from the coding sequence ATGACCGCGCGCGATCCCGAGGCGATGCTCGACCACTGGCGCCGCGCTGCAGGCGCCGTGCTCGTCGCCGCGCTGATGATTACGGGGCTCGAGGGCTGCGCGGGGCCGCGCGGGCTGCGGGAGTTGGCGCCGGTTCCCGATTCAACGCAGCTCGCACGGGCCCTGGCGCCCTTTGGCTCGGGCCTCAGGGCGTCGCCGCTTGCCGCCAAGGCGCCGACGGTCTGGTTGGTGGCGCAAGCGCCGCTGCGCCTCGCGGCCTACGATCTGCGTCGGCGCAGCTTCCGATTCATCGTTCGCGCCGACGTCGCCTCGCGGGTTGTCGTTGGCGGGGCCTTTGGCGCCTGCGCGCTGGACGAGGGGCGATCGCTCGCGGCCTTCGATAGCGAACACGGGCGCCTGCTCTGGCGTACGCCGGCGCCCCAGTCCGGATGGCGCGTGCTCGGTTTGGCGGCGAGCGGCAGTCTGGTGTTCGCGGTCTGGGGGCGGCGCGCCGCGCACCGTGCCCCGCGCAGCAGCGCGGCGGCGACGCCCCAGGCCGCCCTTGTGGCCTACGACGGGCGTAGCGGCGAGCGCCGCTGGGCCGTGCCGTCGTGGGTGCCGATCGGCGCGCCCCGTGCTTGGGGCGACTACCTCGTCCTTCCAACCCAGCGCCAGGGGTTGGCGCTGCTGGAGGGGCGAAGCGGCGACGTCCTTGTCCAGCTCCCCTGGCGTGGCGAGGCGATTTCCTGGATCGAGGCCAATCGAGATGGCGTGTATTTTGGCGGGCGCGCCAGCGTCAAGCGCCTCGCTCCGGGGATCGGCGCTGGGGCCGACGGCGCTGCAGGCGCGGCGCCTGTTGTGCCGCCGGTGATCACCGGGATCGCCCCGAGTTGGGGTCGCGATAGCTACGACGGTGCACCCTGGGACTACGGGGCCGGCGACCGGCAACGCTGGTTATGGCGGCGGCCCACCGGGTCTCGCCCGGCGGCGAGCGGTTGGGCGGACGATCGACTGCTGCTGCTGCACTACCGTTTTCTTCTCGGCTTCGCCGTCGAGGGGGCGCGTCCGCAGCGGCCGCAGTTGGCGTGGGTGCGGCGCGCCACACGTGGGGACTTTGTAGCGGCGACGCATACCGGCCGAGCCGTGATGCTGGTCGGCGCTGGTGGTGAGCTGCTGGTGGTCGATCCGCGCACGGGGGCGGAGCGCGAGCGCTCCGAGCTCGGCCTGCGCGTCTGGGGCGCCACCTTCGACGCGGAGGGCTTTGGCGACGTCCAGCCCGCGGCGCCGCCCGCGGCCGCGGCCGCGCTGCGCGATGCGCTGATGGGGGCCTTGCTCGAGCCCGATCGGCGCTTTCCTGGGCTCGCCAGGTTCTTCGTCTCGAGCCTCGCCGCGAGCGCGGGCCCGCCCCCAACGGCGGCCTTATTGCGGCTCGCGCGCGAGCCGCTGGTGACGCAGGAGGTGCGCGATCAGGCGCTCGACTACCTCAACGAGCACCCTGACGAGCGCGCCAGCGAGCTGTACCTGTCGCTCCTCGCCGAGCGCAACGACCAGGTCCTGGGCACGCACGCAGCCTCGCTTGAGCCGGCGGCGCGGGCGGCCGCCGCCCTGCGACTGCCCGAGGCCGTGCGGCCGCTGCTGCTCCAGCTCGCCGACCCGCAAACCCCGTTGCCGGCGCTCGCCGCGGTGGTCGACGCGCTCTGGGCGATCGGCGACCGACGGGCAATGGAGCCGCTGCGGGAGCTGCTGCTGACCTACCGCTGTGAGCCTGAGTTAGGTTGGGCGCCCCGGATTCTCGCCGCGGCGGCTGCGGCGGTGATGGAGTGGGGCGGTCGGACTGAACGCGAGCTGGTCGACTTCGTGGCCCACGATCCACACACCCTACCCGCCTTGCGCCAGCGGCTGGATCGCCTGTTGGAAGCGGCGGAGGAGAGCGAAAGACGGCCTTGA
- a CDS encoding HEAT repeat domain-containing protein → MGASIFRVAKALTLAALLSTASTVRAAVRELPTALVDALHGADLNRAVSAAEQLGVLATPPARAALVRVLGLGAPPPLLLAALGALGQPGAADAVPILRHYATYRAPAVRVAALRALARVGGPEADETMIAALGDGDAAVREAAAGLAAELGLRTAEGALLMLVQRGEVTLLPALARVGGARTVAAMTTDASLQAAGPASRSIRAQLLGALLVREDFGPDPLRVRVVQTLAASGDSEAAAALARYLAAVPAEQQRPSRAAAARALQRRRR, encoded by the coding sequence ATGGGTGCGTCGATCTTCCGGGTGGCAAAGGCCCTTACGCTGGCGGCGCTGCTGAGCACCGCGTCGACGGTGCGCGCCGCGGTGCGCGAGCTGCCGACCGCCCTGGTCGATGCGCTGCATGGAGCGGACCTCAACCGCGCAGTGAGCGCAGCCGAACAGCTCGGTGTGTTGGCCACGCCGCCCGCCCGGGCCGCCCTGGTGCGCGTGCTCGGGCTCGGCGCGCCGCCGCCACTGCTGCTCGCGGCCCTTGGCGCGCTGGGGCAACCCGGCGCCGCCGACGCGGTACCGATCTTGCGCCATTACGCGACCTATCGTGCGCCCGCGGTGCGGGTGGCGGCGCTGCGGGCGCTGGCCCGCGTCGGCGGGCCTGAGGCCGACGAGACGATGATCGCGGCGCTCGGCGACGGTGACGCGGCGGTTCGCGAGGCGGCCGCCGGGCTCGCGGCAGAGCTCGGCCTGCGCACGGCCGAGGGCGCCCTGCTGATGCTCGTGCAGCGCGGCGAGGTGACCCTCCTTCCAGCCCTCGCGCGGGTGGGCGGTGCGCGCACGGTGGCGGCGATGACGACCGACGCCTCCCTGCAGGCAGCCGGGCCGGCGTCGCGCTCGATCCGCGCTCAGCTCCTGGGTGCCCTGCTGGTGCGCGAGGATTTCGGCCCCGATCCCCTGCGCGTGCGGGTCGTCCAAACGCTCGCCGCGTCGGGCGATAGCGAGGCCGCTGCCGCCTTGGCTCGCTACCTGGCTGCGGTGCCCGCGGAGCAACAGCGACCGTCACGTGCGGCCGCGGCCCGGGCGCTGCAGCGCAGGCGCCGATGA